TTTGATGGCGCAGAACCTGGACCTCCTTATACAACTGATGACCACCTGGTTTACAATTGTGGAAAAATGGTCATCTTGGATAAATTGTTGCCCAAATTACAACAACAAGAATCACGAGTTCTTGTATTTAGTCAAATGACAAGAATGTTAGATATTTTAGAAGATTACTGTCACTGGAGATGTTTTCAATACTGTCGTTTAGATGGTAATACAGCACACGAGGATAGACAGCGTCAGATAAATGAATATAATGCACCTGGtagtgaaaaattcatttttatgctGTCAACTCGTGCTGGAGGTTTAGGTATAAATTTAGCAACAGCTGATGTAGTTATTATTTATGACTCAGACTGGAATCCACAGATGGATCTGCAAGCAATGGATCGAGCTCATCGCATAGGTCAACAAAAACAAGTTCGTGTGTTCAGGTTTATTACAGAAAATACTGTAGAAGAAAAGATCGTGGAGCGTGCGGAAGTTAAATTACGTTTAGATAAATTAGTTATTCAACAAGGACGATTGGTTGATGCAAAGCAAACAGCACTGAACAAAGATGAAATGTTGAACATGATCAGGCATGGTGCAAATGAAGTATTTGCATCGAAAGATAGTGCTATTACAGATGAGGATATAGATACTATCCTACAAAAAGGTGAAGCAAAAACTGAagagatgaaacagaaacttgaaAGTTTAGGAGAATCATCTCTACGTAATTTTACGGTAGACGCACCCACGGATTCGGTGTACCAGTTCGAAGGCGAGGATTACCGTGAAAAACAAAAGATTCTTGGTCTCGGTAATTGGATCGAACCaccgaaacgagaacgaaaagCCAATTACGCGGTCGATGCTTACTTCAGGGAAGCTCTTAGAGTATCAGAACCAAAAGCTCCAAAAGCACCCAGACCTCCAAAACAGCCAATAGTCCAAGACTTTCAGTTTTTCCCACCACGATTATTTGAATTACTTGAtcaagaaatttattatttccgtCAAACCGTAGGATACAAGGTTCCAAAGAATCCCGAACTTGGATccgacgcagcaagaattcaaAAAGAAGAGCAGCGTAAAATAGATGAGGCTCAACCTTTGTCCGACGAGGAAATCGTGGAAAAGGAAAAACTGCTCACTCAGGGTTTTACAAATTGGACCAAAAGGGATTTCAATCAATTTATAAAAGCGAACGAAAAGTACGGTcgtgacgatatcgagaatatCGCCAAAGAAGTAGAAGGAAAGACGCCAGAAGAGGTGATGGAGTACTCGGCCGTTTTCTGGGAACGTTGCCATGAGTTGCAGGACATTGACAGAGTAATGGCTCAAATTGAACGCGGAGAGGCGAAAATACAAAGACGAGCCGGGATCAAGAAAGCCCTGGATGCTAAAATGGCAAGGTACCGTGCTCCATTCCATCAGTTGAGGATAGCTTATGGAACGAACAAAGGGAAGAATTACACCGAGGAGGAGGATCGGTTTCTTGTTTGTATGCTACACAAATTGGGTTTTGACAAGGAGAACGTTTACGAGGAACTTCGTGCTACGGTTAGATCAGCACCGCAATTCCGTTTCGATTGGTTTGTCAAGTCGCGTACGGCTTTAGAATTACAACGACGATGCAATACCTTGATTACATTGATAGAGCGTGAGAATCAAGAACTTGAGGAGCGAGAGAGGCAAGAGAGGCGAAAGAAGGGGGGCAGCATGGGCGCGAAACCAGCATCGAAGCGAAAACAAGAGAATCTACCGGCACCACAAGATAAAccgcgaaaaaagaagaaataaggaTTAAATTGTGAAACCTTTTTTATTGCCCATTTAAAGAGCAAGAACTTGACTACAATAATTCTCTTTATGTGTCCATCATTCATTCTCCTACGAAACGTTAACGATATCATTTTTCGAAATCAAGTGAACCAGTATTCATCGCAGCTTTGCTCTTGTCTCATTCCCTGCGATCTACGTTTCTCAGTATAATTACGTTCCTCtcacatttattttttaacgaccGTTAATAGATTTTATCAAAGATTTTATGAACAAAGAATTAGTAATGGATAGAGGAACTTATTTATTAATGATAACGAACATAACCAAATTACAGTGATTTTATAAGGTATTTGAATGTAACATCGAATGATAgctttttatatttacatataagtACAAGGTGATCCATTTCAGTCTGTAAATCTGTGCTGTCCAGCATAGGAGCCTTTCATGTGCTTGTTTCCCCCCTCCAACTGTTCCTTCGCCAAGCAGTACATATACCTATATTATCAGAGAAACCGCGCAACGCTAGACGCAGCCATGGCAAGTAGGATTGGCAAAATTTGTAtctagataaaagtttcgaataaccattgaaagataaacaattttttatttgctACTTGTTGAATGTAAACTTGAATTTGAATtatggaatgaaatattttataacaaaCAAATAAAAACTTTACAACACAATCGAAAAAATGTCGCGAATCAATCGCTATACGTTGATTGTATTCGTCATCTTttattagaataaaatttttgccgtcCCTGATGACAAGTTAGTTCTGTTAGTGTTGAGTTTAGGCGGGAATGGTAGAACCCCAAAGGTCTCATGAAACCTGAGTTGGACAGCGCTGTAAATAAGTATTTTTGAGAGACTGTGAGTTTGAAAATCAAATATATGAGGTCTGAGGGACATTTCAcagtcgctttttttttttttttttttttttttttttttttaatagcaaCATTTAGCATATTTTTTGTTATCTGATcaaaaagcataactagagttCAATCaagttttgttattttattttcaaatgttgAATTCTGGTTACGTATTTTGACTTTGAAATATCTTAGACACCTTTAAAAAAAAGCTTCTCTTTGATATTTTAATGTCGAATTCTTCAACAAGACGTACTCTTTGAAATACATCCATCTATAGATGAAAGAGGATCACCCGGTACAAGTATATGCCCAAGTAATCATTCTTggcattaataaaattaaatgaaagcAAAACGATTGATatacttaattattaattattacgaaAACGTTACGCTCGCCTGTCACATGTATGTACtgcacacgcaacacgaacgtACCTTGATTTAATTTTACACGAGAATACTTGTAATGCAATATTATGTgaacgattttatttatttgctaTGATTTTAAAGGCAttgtaattcgttttacgaatAAAACACCATATGCCGCATCATATAAAGCATCTATGTATATTGGTGTTTCACTGAGATGGTGTAAGATTAACTGGTCACTGAAAGCCATTGGGAGAAATCTATCCTCTCACGCATCGTATAGCTATTAATATGGTATAAAAGTAGGAATTGTATCTGATGTGATATATAATTGAGAAAATGGCTTTGAGTGGCTAATTGATATTATACCAAGTATATTGATTACTATCCTCATACGGAACAAAAGTAGGGGGAAACGCGCGAAAACAAACTTTTACGACGAAGAGGAGGAATCCACATCTTTTCGTATAGCTACATTTATTGAATTTCAGAATCCTTAGCAATGAgcaaggaaaaaatataaatcgaaataCTTGTTCCTAAATCGAGTCTTAGCGCACAATTATTAGTaataattatacatacatattaaatatataaatagcaAATGTATTGCTCGGTAGTTTAAAAACAAAGTGATGGTCGAAATTAAATTGATCGTCAACAATTTTTGATGGACAATAGATATTCGTAATTTTTATAGAACGCATAAAACATGCACAAACAATAAATACTCGatacaatataggttatacatttttAGGTTTCCACCCTCCCCCCCCCCTTGTACAGAGTCTTAAAAGAAGGTAATTGCATACACATcgacgtatatcctaaaatgcTTAAAACATAACCCTAAGCTAATATCCTTTCTACCAGTATTCTACTCTCGATTCTCATTAATAGAGTACTTAGGTACTATTCACATAGAAATAAAGATTCGTACAAAAAAAAGTAGACAGTGAATTGTTAACTGACAATTGAAATGTAGCTTTGTATTAATTGAAAAGTTACCGTGGCAAATTTTACTTACAACAATGCAATTAAAGAGAAAAGTATTCGTTTATTATGTTCATACAAttactattttaattattaatcatgGTATTCCATCTATTATTTTTTAGCCCAATGATTCACCATGATTTcgacgaaaaaattattttttgttaaGTATCGCTATACACAATTGTAATTTTGATTGATAGAAtgattgtattattttatatatatgcaATGAGAACGATAGATTATattgtagaaaattaaataactaTTACGCATGTACAGGTAAAAAAGGTATTCACTTATATATGGTCATCTCGTAAGTTCATATTAGattcatttttatgaaaaattgtgaAAGTGTTTTGCGCAACACGGAAATATGAGCATTGCAACATTTATTTGCTTTTTGATATACTTGAGcaagtaaacaaaaattatttttcaaaataaataaattaagaaaattgcGCGTCTGATGATCCTTACATTATATTAATGTCATGGAAAATAGAATCTTTGAAAGAATCTGGAAAGTAAAATAGAACTATTTATGCAATCTTTTTGAATCACTTTGTAAGGCCCCGGAGTTCATTAATATCATCACGGGATATAATATTCTAATTATATACTTTGTATTTGGTGTTGTCATACTTCAATGTTACTTAGAGTAATGTTGCcttttaataataatgaaattttatttaaaggaatatcaatttgttttaaaatcaGTTGATAAAAAAGCAATTTGCCTCAAAAAAgtagtataatatataaaaagtattttctgttcaattaatatattttccattgtatGTACAATTCTTTAATATCacacaatggaaaatatataatattctttgAATATATGATACTTTCGATTccaataaatcatttttaagaATAAATTTCTCATTCTTGCGCCaatgaaatatttccaaatgaattaaatatttatacatcacATTGTAAGTAATAACGCAATTTAGCCACAGAACtatcattttaaataatagtaattagaCTTTGATTAGcatattaaaaaagttttatataaatatatcttaATAAATCTTATGTAATCTTAATTCCGCACTTTTAAGAAATTACACATAATGACCATGCATGCAGTCAATATTGCTGATCAAAATTCATATATGTTACATTAATGGATGTACAGAAAATTCGCAGGAAACTAAAGTACTCCACTTCATAATGATGCTTActctactatttttttttttcatatttttatttatttttaatatctcttTAATAGTCTGCTATCTTATTCTATTACACATACTTTCGAAAATCTTACAGCAACGTTGTTTTATCTGGAATTAATTGCAGTAGAATACATTTAGTTTACAGCGAATACAATATTTTCatgtaataattacaattattagaaataaaatgactcATTTATAGTTTATATAATCATCTATGGCAAGGATCGGCCTAACTGCAAATCATTTAAATGTACTTATACATTCTTTTGTTAATTAAACATATTCAATTGCTAAAATGAAAGATCATAAACAAACATATTAATAGTACATTGCATACTTAATAAAATGATATCAAAAGAAGTAAATGAAATTCAATGAGACCAGTGACTAAGTAATATAACAATGGGcccaaataaaatatgaaaatataaaatttatatttccagTTAATTCATTACACTTCTTGCATCAACAGTAGTTAGCATTTGCAATTATCATGACAATTTGGTGTTTCTATTGATTCATTGTCAAAACACGCACTCCAGCATAATTGTTGAGTATACATTACTCAACATGTTAATATCCTATTTTAATGATTACATCTGCCTACACTTTACAGTTTGCAATAATAGCAATAACAATAGTAATACTGGTAAATTATATGGCGCGGTAAGCAAATTTTATCCCGCTTAGATATCTAgtacatgtatgtgtatatatatatacatatatgtatatatatactatatatttttttcctacctaATATGTCTACTGAAATTTATTATCCAAAACCTACAACTTGATAATAATTTGTAATACTAAACGATTTAGTATGCGCACAGTTCACTTCAATTACAGaaacaatgtttctttttacaattaACATTGTATTAAACATTTGGTGAACTCTGATTATATTatagataataattattacCGTGCATGCTTAGAATGgtatttattttgaatttcttGACGTTTTCAAGTAAATGTGcacataaaaattcctaaagTTTCAGTTACATTCCATTTTATTTTAGTGCATTTGCAAGATATTGATACTCTTGCAAGAATATATCACTTATTAATTTACCGTCCTTAAATGCAACATTATTAGATACATGgtaagagaaagagggagagggaTTTTCACTCAATTACATTAATGTTTGAAAGTAATCAACTGAGTTTTTCTAGTTTaacattataaaatatacagTTCTAAACTACTTGAACAGATATTATTAGTACGTGTTCATAGActtaaaaataatagtaatgcAACAATCGTACAGTACTAATAAAAAAACATAATGAAACACACAGTATgcttaataaataaaagaaaatgcatattattttgACACCGAAGGAGTGTATACACGTGTAAAAATgcgaaataaatttatcgatatcgaatcgcagaaataatttttaagttAAAAGTCGAGTTTACATTAgtcacgttttacattataaacaaatttcatATAAAAACATCATAATACAAACGTTAAAttactataaaaataataaataattttcttttatatatatttataaatcaaacatttaaaaaatatttgatattttatcaTACATTACATTATAAAATAAACCGCCTTCGATAATTATTCATGTGatcatttacaattttatcaGCAACAAATTATCCAAACAATGAATGCATTTATTTTGTGACCATTGTACGctcgatataaaataaaaaaattcgatcgtaaattaaatAGTATACGTTAACAGGTACTTATACTGCGATGTAATAGTAATATTTGCAACTGTACTGTTCTCAAGACAAATTTTCACGATTCCGTATTGTAAACGGTACGCTGCGCGTTTGTGATTTCAAATGCTACAAATCTCTTGCATCAAATCACATAAATATAATATCACGCATAAAAAAAGATATCTCTAAAATTGATAATAGTGACTGGATGAGACGAATTTACTtgaaaaggaacaaaaaataATGCTGCATACGTAAAAATTCAACACCCTGTCCGTATTCCTCTATAAACAAGAAGAAAATCTAAGTGTAAGCTTTATCTTGAATCAGATGCCTCCAAGGGGGTGGATCGGGGGGTGGAGGCAAAGGGACTGGTTACGGCCGGCAATGACCTCGTTTCCTGCCACCTTCGTTGCCGTCCTCCTCTTCGCCACCTCTTCTCACTTCAGTATAGCGTTCACCTTTTACGCTCACGATCTTATTATCGAGATAACGCACTAACTTTTTGGGTTCTGTTTTCGGAGCGACTGGACGATGTTCACGCGAATCATCATCTCTATCGACATAACTATACCGTGCAATGATACGTGATTTCAGTTCCTCATCGTTCACTCTGGCCTTGTTACGAGCGTTCGGCTGCCACAAGATAATTACGCTATTTTATGTCGTTTAACTCATGATTGATAATTAACCGTTTCACTACTACAAGAATCTATGCACATGCATGTGTACATTAATCTTTTATAGTGCAGCGTTCGTATATGTTTTGTTTTATAAGAGGCAAAGGAGAAACTTAGTTTTAAATTATGCAAAACATTTTTGTTA
The Ptiloglossa arizonensis isolate GNS036 chromosome 3, iyPtiAriz1_principal, whole genome shotgun sequence genome window above contains:
- the Iswi gene encoding nucleosome-remodeling ATPase imitation SWI produces the protein MSKADENADTGDTGDNSNGSSAETTSSRGGDFETKLETDRSKRFDYLLKQTEIFSHFMTNNQKDKAGSPLKVKAGRPRKQQPEIQVKADTVDLRHRKTEQEEDEELLAESNANVATTTRFESSPHYIKSGELRDYQIRGLNWMISLYEHGINGILADEMGLGKTLQTISLLGYMKHFRNIPGPHIVIVPKSTLANWMNEFKKWCPTLRAVCLIGDAETRNTFIRDVMMPGEWDVCVTSYEMVIKEKSVFKKFNWRYMVIDEAHRIKNEKSKLSEILREFKTANRLLLTGTPLQNNLHELWSLLNFLLPDVFNSSDDFDSWFNTNSFLGDNSLVERLHAVLRPFLLRRLKSEVEKGLKPKKEIKVYIGLSKMQREWYTKVLMKDIDIVNGAGKIEKMRLQNILMQLRKCCNHPYLFDGAEPGPPYTTDDHLVYNCGKMVILDKLLPKLQQQESRVLVFSQMTRMLDILEDYCHWRCFQYCRLDGNTAHEDRQRQINEYNAPGSEKFIFMLSTRAGGLGINLATADVVIIYDSDWNPQMDLQAMDRAHRIGQQKQVRVFRFITENTVEEKIVERAEVKLRLDKLVIQQGRLVDAKQTALNKDEMLNMIRHGANEVFASKDSAITDEDIDTILQKGEAKTEEMKQKLESLGESSLRNFTVDAPTDSVYQFEGEDYREKQKILGLGNWIEPPKRERKANYAVDAYFREALRVSEPKAPKAPRPPKQPIVQDFQFFPPRLFELLDQEIYYFRQTVGYKVPKNPELGSDAARIQKEEQRKIDEAQPLSDEEIVEKEKLLTQGFTNWTKRDFNQFIKANEKYGRDDIENIAKEVEGKTPEEVMEYSAVFWERCHELQDIDRVMAQIERGEAKIQRRAGIKKALDAKMARYRAPFHQLRIAYGTNKGKNYTEEEDRFLVCMLHKLGFDKENVYEELRATVRSAPQFRFDWFVKSRTALELQRRCNTLITLIERENQELEERERQERRKKGGSMGAKPASKRKQENLPAPQDKPRKKKK